In Microbacterium pumilum, the following proteins share a genomic window:
- the urtD gene encoding urea ABC transporter ATP-binding protein UrtD, with translation MTVAAGSLVVENLHVQFDGFVAVDDVSFDAHPGEVRFLIGPNGAGKTTCIDAITGLSKGTGSVKLGDQELLGRSTQKIVQLGVGRTFQTASVFEQLSVLQNLDIAAGLRRSSWSLLRARRGVDPAIEVALEESGLTRERDTPAGVLSHGQKQWLEIAMMLVQDPRALLLDEPVAGMSQDERTATGELLHRIAQRRVVLVVEHDMDFMRRFATRVTVLHQGKLLSEGTVAQVQADPSVQAVYLGTAGAATTTGMLVVADSAGIAADAATTHGKQA, from the coding sequence GTGACCGTCGCCGCAGGTTCACTCGTCGTCGAGAATCTGCACGTCCAGTTCGACGGATTCGTCGCCGTCGACGACGTCTCGTTCGACGCCCACCCGGGTGAGGTCCGATTCCTCATCGGCCCGAACGGCGCAGGCAAGACGACCTGCATCGACGCCATCACCGGCCTGTCCAAGGGCACCGGATCGGTGAAGCTGGGCGACCAGGAACTGCTGGGCAGGTCCACGCAGAAGATCGTCCAGCTCGGTGTCGGGCGCACCTTCCAGACGGCGAGCGTGTTCGAGCAGCTCTCCGTGCTGCAGAATCTCGACATCGCGGCGGGGCTCCGTCGCTCTTCGTGGTCTCTGCTGCGGGCTCGGCGCGGCGTCGATCCGGCGATCGAGGTGGCGCTAGAGGAGAGCGGACTCACCAGGGAGCGTGACACTCCCGCGGGAGTGCTTTCCCACGGCCAGAAGCAGTGGCTCGAGATCGCCATGATGCTCGTGCAGGATCCTCGCGCGCTGTTGCTGGACGAGCCAGTCGCAGGCATGAGCCAGGACGAGCGGACCGCGACGGGCGAACTGCTGCACCGCATCGCCCAGCGCCGCGTCGTGCTGGTCGTCGAGCACGACATGGACTTCATGCGCCGCTTCGCGACCCGGGTGACGGTGCTTCACCAGGGCAAGCTGCTCTCGGAGGGCACGGTGGCGCAGGTGCAAGCCGATCCCAGTGTCCAGGCGGTCTATCTCGGCACCGCCGGGGCAGCGAC
- the urtC gene encoding urea ABC transporter permease subunit UrtC, whose amino-acid sequence MTKIRPWLPLIGIGVFAILLLVVAPAVLSMHWINNLGKYCCWAIAAVGIGLAWGRGGMLVLGQGVFFGLGAYAMAMHLTLESAGPDSLPVFMILYDPSGGLPAFWEPFRSDVFTLLAIVLLPVIVAGVLGYALFKRRIKGAYFAILSQALAVALAVLISSTIRETGGDTGLSDFKYFFGFVLNDDANKLMVYSIAAALLVACLLVVWQLNRSRFGELLIATRDAEERVRFLGYDPANIKLVAYVVAALMASVAGAMFVPIVGIITPAEIGASASILMIAGVALGGRASLFGPALGAMAIGWGQSSLGSTWPDGWIYILGLVFILVTLFLPMGLSSLFGRAKGLVWRSRESPPASPSAPELVLEPDVQEVTK is encoded by the coding sequence ATGACGAAAATCAGACCGTGGCTTCCCCTCATCGGGATCGGGGTGTTCGCCATCCTGCTCCTGGTCGTCGCCCCCGCCGTGCTCTCCATGCACTGGATCAACAATCTCGGCAAGTACTGCTGCTGGGCGATCGCGGCGGTCGGCATCGGTCTGGCCTGGGGCAGAGGCGGAATGCTGGTCCTCGGTCAGGGCGTCTTCTTCGGGCTCGGCGCCTACGCCATGGCGATGCATCTCACGTTGGAGAGCGCGGGGCCCGACAGCCTTCCCGTGTTCATGATCCTGTACGACCCGTCGGGAGGGCTCCCCGCCTTCTGGGAGCCGTTCCGCAGCGACGTGTTCACGCTGCTGGCCATCGTCCTGCTCCCGGTCATCGTGGCGGGAGTCCTCGGCTATGCCCTGTTCAAGCGCAGGATCAAGGGAGCGTACTTCGCGATCCTGTCCCAGGCACTCGCCGTGGCGCTGGCGGTGCTCATCAGCTCGACGATCCGCGAGACCGGAGGGGATACCGGGCTCAGCGACTTCAAGTACTTCTTCGGATTCGTGCTGAACGACGACGCCAACAAGCTCATGGTCTACTCGATCGCAGCGGCGCTGCTCGTCGCGTGCCTGCTGGTGGTGTGGCAGCTCAACCGCAGCCGCTTCGGCGAGCTGCTGATCGCCACCCGAGATGCCGAGGAGCGCGTGCGGTTCCTCGGTTACGACCCTGCCAACATCAAGCTGGTCGCCTACGTGGTCGCCGCTCTCATGGCCAGCGTCGCGGGGGCCATGTTCGTGCCGATCGTCGGCATCATCACGCCGGCAGAGATCGGGGCGTCCGCCTCGATCCTCATGATCGCCGGAGTGGCACTGGGCGGTCGCGCCTCCCTCTTCGGTCCGGCCCTCGGTGCGATGGCGATCGGCTGGGGCCAGTCGAGCCTCGGTTCCACCTGGCCGGATGGGTGGATCTACATCCTGGGCCTGGTCTTCATCCTGGTCACGCTCTTCCTGCCGATGGGACTGTCATCGCTCTTCGGAAGGGCCAAGGGTCTGGTGTGGCGCTCACGAGAATCTCCACCCGCATCCCCCTCCGCCCCTGAACTCGTGCTCGAGCCCGACGTCCAGGAGGTGACGAAGTGA